A genomic region of Candidatus Cybelea sp. contains the following coding sequences:
- a CDS encoding alkaline phosphatase family protein — protein sequence MKRRWPPGFAVPALVLAGCGMGNPALPYMRGDAMMAGLNETGAGKITHIVYIVQENRSFDNLFHNYPGADTVSSGKNSHGQTIVLHPVDLNAHYDIDHSADAMFAACNAPPGDLPGTHCRMNGFDREQYYNAHGILHPQYTYTPAGESKPYFAMAREGALADHMFQSQIDESFVAHQYIIAAQAQWAVNLPTSFYWGCEVSDNRVGTITVQRTYGLSISACFNYTTLGDELDHARRTWRFYAIRYGSASSGDGGTWSSYQAIDHIYNGPDWTQDVISPNWRFITDVRAGKLANFTWITPVCDDSDHVNCPGGYGPSWVAALVNTVGQSKFWNSTAIFIQWDDWGGLYDHVAPPYLNRDSLGFRVPLVMLSPYIKRGHISHVRFETASVLRFAEDLWGLPQMAAADRRAASPAKDNFDFMQKPLPFIPIAAPHPPKFFMHHSADDYVAPDEQ from the coding sequence ATGAAGAGAAGATGGCCGCCGGGCTTTGCGGTTCCGGCACTGGTGCTGGCAGGCTGCGGCATGGGCAATCCGGCGCTGCCGTACATGCGCGGCGACGCGATGATGGCTGGCCTGAACGAGACGGGCGCGGGGAAGATCACCCACATCGTCTACATCGTTCAGGAGAATCGCAGCTTCGACAATCTCTTCCACAATTATCCGGGCGCAGATACCGTTTCGAGCGGGAAAAATTCGCACGGACAAACGATCGTGCTTCACCCGGTCGACCTCAACGCGCACTACGATATCGATCATTCGGCCGACGCGATGTTCGCCGCCTGCAACGCGCCGCCGGGCGACCTTCCGGGCACGCACTGCCGGATGAACGGTTTCGACCGCGAGCAGTACTACAACGCCCACGGGATCCTACATCCTCAGTACACGTACACGCCGGCGGGCGAATCGAAGCCCTACTTCGCAATGGCGCGCGAGGGGGCGCTGGCCGACCATATGTTCCAGTCGCAGATCGACGAGAGTTTTGTGGCGCATCAGTACATCATCGCCGCGCAGGCGCAGTGGGCAGTGAACCTTCCCACTAGCTTCTACTGGGGCTGCGAGGTCAGCGACAACCGCGTCGGGACGATCACGGTGCAGCGCACGTACGGCTTGTCGATTTCCGCCTGTTTCAACTACACGACCTTGGGCGATGAGCTCGACCACGCGCGTCGCACCTGGCGATTCTATGCCATCCGATACGGCAGCGCGTCGAGCGGCGACGGCGGGACGTGGTCGAGCTATCAGGCGATCGATCACATCTACAACGGACCGGACTGGACGCAAGACGTCATTTCGCCGAACTGGCGATTTATCACCGACGTGCGCGCGGGCAAGCTTGCGAACTTCACGTGGATAACGCCGGTCTGCGACGACTCCGACCACGTGAACTGTCCCGGCGGGTACGGGCCGTCGTGGGTGGCGGCGCTGGTGAACACCGTCGGTCAGAGCAAGTTCTGGAACTCGACTGCGATCTTCATTCAGTGGGACGACTGGGGCGGTCTCTACGATCACGTCGCGCCGCCGTACCTCAATCGCGACAGCCTCGGTTTCCGCGTGCCGCTCGTCATGCTTTCACCCTACATCAAGCGCGGCCACATCTCACACGTGCGGTTCGAAACCGCGAGCGTGCTGCGCTTCGCCGAGGACCTCTGGGGCTTACCGCAGATGGCTGCGGCCGACCGGCGCGCGGCCTCACCCGCCAAAGATAACTTCGATTTCATGCAAAAGCCGCTGCCGTTCATCCCCATCGCGGCGCCGCACCCGCCGAAGTTCTTCATGCATCATTCGGCGGACGACTATGTCGCGCCGGACGAGCAGTAG